A genomic segment from Meiothermus sp. Pnk-1 encodes:
- a CDS encoding IclR family transcriptional regulator: protein MSTSARSDKPQVRAVRAALHLLETLSQHEGASLTHLARQAGLSNNQTFRLLATLEPLGYVVRDARKGYRLGPKLHLLGERAFWPHDLIRAANPHLDRLAELSGELVLLAVRVGLERMVVDRRPSRYSLRVDWAVGSRLPLHVGGLGVALLAFSPPEVQEAVLAGPLERFTPYTLASPEALRAELERVRQQRVRISVDDWAVGEFSIAAPVVAGGTLRGALNIAGFTARLDERRRETYIAAVREAAEAVAVGLSTTPGPRAAGLSGPSQGAGRTGLTRR from the coding sequence ATGTCAACCTCCGCCCGCTCAGACAAACCCCAGGTGCGCGCCGTAAGGGCCGCCCTGCACCTGCTCGAGACCCTCAGCCAGCACGAGGGGGCCTCGCTGACCCATCTGGCCCGCCAGGCCGGGCTGAGCAACAACCAGACCTTCCGCCTGCTGGCCACCCTCGAGCCCCTCGGTTACGTGGTGCGCGACGCGCGCAAGGGCTACCGGCTGGGACCCAAGCTGCACCTGCTGGGCGAGAGGGCTTTCTGGCCCCACGACCTGATCCGCGCCGCCAATCCCCACCTGGACCGGCTGGCCGAACTGAGCGGGGAGCTGGTCCTGCTGGCGGTGCGGGTGGGCCTGGAACGGATGGTGGTGGACCGCCGCCCCTCGCGCTACTCCCTGCGGGTGGACTGGGCGGTGGGCTCGAGGCTGCCGCTGCACGTGGGGGGGCTGGGGGTGGCGCTGCTGGCCTTCTCGCCGCCCGAGGTCCAGGAGGCGGTGCTCGCCGGGCCGCTCGAGCGCTTCACCCCCTACACCCTCGCGTCCCCGGAAGCGCTCCGGGCGGAGCTGGAGCGGGTACGCCAACAGCGGGTGCGGATCTCGGTGGATGACTGGGCGGTGGGGGAATTTTCCATCGCCGCCCCGGTGGTAGCGGGCGGGACGCTGCGGGGGGCCCTCAACATCGCGGGCTTTACGGCTCGCCTCGACGAACGGCGGCGCGAGACGTACATCGCTGCCGTCAGGGAGGCTGCCGAGGCCGTGGCCGTGGGGCTGTCAACCACCCCCGGCCCGCGCGCTGCTGGGTTGAGCGGCCCCAGCCAAGGCGCGGGGCGGACCGGTTTGACGCGCCGATGA
- a CDS encoding carbohydrate ABC transporter permease → MSARRGAWLARGVLLLAVAAVLAPMLYQIGLSLKPAPEVFGSALSPLSWPPVLDNYRSVLEKLPFGRYLFNTLVFALGVTLGQLVLAIPAAYAFSAYRFRGQGFLFGLVLVSLMIPFVVTYLPNYLLLARLGLLNTLPGLILPMLAGGYGIFLLRQHFKSFPLSILEAAQVDGASTWQILWRVLVPANLPAISALAVYLLINAWNQFVWPLLVANRPEVYVLTVAVQRFAGGEGVNDWGAMMAAATLATLPTLLLYLAVRKAILETFTEGAVKG, encoded by the coding sequence ATGAGCGCTAGGCGGGGGGCCTGGCTGGCACGAGGGGTGCTGCTGCTGGCGGTGGCGGCGGTGCTGGCCCCCATGCTCTACCAGATCGGTTTAAGCCTCAAGCCCGCCCCCGAGGTCTTCGGCTCGGCGCTGAGCCCGCTGTCCTGGCCACCGGTCCTGGATAACTATCGAAGCGTGCTGGAGAAACTGCCCTTCGGTCGCTACCTCTTCAACACCCTGGTCTTCGCGCTGGGGGTCACCCTGGGACAGCTCGTCCTGGCGATTCCGGCGGCCTACGCCTTCAGCGCTTACCGCTTCCGCGGGCAGGGGTTTTTGTTCGGACTGGTGCTGGTGAGCCTGATGATCCCCTTCGTGGTGACCTACCTGCCCAACTATTTGCTCCTGGCCCGGCTCGGGCTGCTCAACACCCTACCGGGGCTGATCCTGCCCATGCTGGCCGGCGGTTACGGCATCTTTTTGCTGCGCCAGCATTTCAAGAGTTTCCCCCTGAGCATCCTCGAGGCCGCCCAGGTGGACGGGGCCAGTACCTGGCAGATCCTGTGGCGGGTGCTGGTTCCGGCCAACCTCCCGGCCATCTCCGCGCTGGCGGTGTACCTGCTCATCAACGCCTGGAACCAGTTCGTCTGGCCCCTGCTGGTGGCCAACCGGCCGGAGGTCTACGTGCTCACCGTGGCGGTGCAGCGCTTCGCCGGGGGCGAAGGGGTGAACGACTGGGGGGCCATGATGGCTGCCGCCACCCTCGCCACCCTGCCCACGCTGCTGCTCTACCTGGCCGTGCGCAAGGCGATCCTGGAGACCTTCACCGAAGGAGCCGTCAAGGGATGA
- a CDS encoding AbrB/MazE/SpoVT family DNA-binding domain-containing protein: MVTLRKEVELGTGGRVVIPAEMREALDLHPGDRLVLTLKDGRLELTTPKAILRKLHGSLAKDDGRDLTAELLAERREAAEGKGW; the protein is encoded by the coding sequence ATGGTAACCCTGCGCAAAGAGGTAGAACTGGGTACCGGTGGCCGGGTGGTGATCCCGGCGGAGATGCGCGAGGCCCTGGACCTGCACCCCGGTGACCGTCTGGTGTTAACCCTAAAGGATGGGCGGCTCGAGCTGACCACCCCTAAGGCCATCCTACGCAAGCTCCACGGGAGCTTGGCCAAAGACGATGGCAGGGATCTCACCGCCGAACTGCTCGCTGAGCGGCGCGAGGCAGCGGAGGGCAAGGGGTGGTGA
- a CDS encoding replication initiator protein A has translation MAQKSPNDNNEIQRFDEANVARLGLISIQERIPSDFTSWTIDFAVDGRQARLSCVAVAEHGGVPHGLDNDVSLALITLYQEAGSPEDGTIVTTAYRILSVIGWDTSGHYYQALKESLDRLTTATFTASEAWRSGKKWTTVKFRYIDRLEYTSEDDKLGLSGQSVLKIKLAREIVESIRAKYLKPLDLEFLTSLDRPLTRALYRLLDAQRITPEGGEVTQFRTNIVEWAKACKIVDQTPSRVRRTLEGAHAELVERGYLAAVEYQGRGPKQEVIYTFAKQAALPEGAREVVARLSRYGVARPVAHSLIGVYGLERVEERIARFEAILLAGYTPRNRAGFLVDVVRDEEGKYSDPEGFVSKSRRMEADAAKAKRAEAAKRAEERKNQQAEAEWESLDAKGRAAKAMRILSLILGKHVPIRYFSGLMEAFESGRLDPREVAEGAVRAQVQLQLVPFTQELMRVLDSLEAE, from the coding sequence ATGGCCCAGAAGAGCCCGAACGACAACAATGAGATTCAGCGCTTTGATGAGGCTAACGTGGCCCGGCTCGGTCTGATCAGCATTCAAGAGCGCATACCTTCTGACTTCACCAGCTGGACCATCGACTTTGCCGTGGATGGCCGCCAGGCCCGGCTTTCCTGCGTGGCGGTGGCGGAGCACGGCGGGGTGCCGCACGGCCTGGACAACGACGTCTCGCTGGCCCTCATCACCCTTTATCAGGAGGCCGGCAGCCCCGAGGACGGCACCATCGTTACCACTGCCTACCGTATCCTCTCGGTGATCGGCTGGGATACCAGTGGCCACTACTACCAAGCCCTCAAAGAGAGCCTCGACCGGCTCACCACCGCCACCTTCACCGCGAGCGAGGCCTGGCGCAGCGGCAAGAAGTGGACTACGGTCAAGTTCCGCTACATCGACCGCCTGGAATATACCAGCGAGGATGATAAGCTGGGGCTCTCGGGGCAGAGCGTGCTCAAGATCAAACTGGCTCGGGAGATCGTAGAGTCGATCCGGGCCAAGTACCTCAAACCCCTCGACCTCGAGTTTCTCACCAGCCTGGACCGCCCCCTCACCCGCGCCCTCTACCGCCTGCTGGACGCCCAGCGAATCACGCCGGAGGGGGGAGAGGTGACCCAGTTTCGCACCAATATCGTCGAGTGGGCCAAGGCTTGCAAGATCGTCGACCAGACCCCCAGCCGAGTGCGTCGCACCCTCGAAGGGGCGCACGCCGAGCTGGTCGAGCGGGGCTACCTGGCCGCGGTGGAGTACCAGGGGCGAGGTCCCAAGCAGGAGGTGATCTATACCTTCGCCAAGCAGGCTGCTCTCCCCGAGGGGGCTCGCGAGGTGGTGGCGCGGCTCTCCCGTTATGGGGTGGCCCGTCCGGTAGCCCATAGCCTGATCGGGGTCTATGGTCTCGAGCGGGTGGAGGAGCGGATCGCCCGCTTCGAGGCCATTCTCCTCGCGGGGTATACCCCGCGCAACCGGGCGGGTTTTTTGGTGGACGTGGTGCGCGATGAAGAGGGCAAGTACAGCGACCCCGAGGGGTTCGTCTCGAAAAGCCGGCGGATGGAGGCGGATGCGGCCAAGGCCAAGCGGGCTGAGGCCGCCAAGCGGGCCGAGGAGCGTAAAAATCAGCAAGCCGAGGCCGAGTGGGAAAGCCTCGACGCCAAGGGTCGGGCCGCCAAGGCCATGCGCATACTCAGCTTGATTCTGGGCAAACACGTGCCAATCCGCTACTTCAGCGGGCTGATGGAGGCTTTCGAGAGCGGGCGGCTGGATCCGCGCGAGGTCGCCGAGGGGGCGGTGCGGGCTCAGGTGCAGCTGCAGCTGGTACCCTTTACCCAGGAGCTGATGCGGGTGCTGGACAGCCTCGAAGCGGAATGA
- a CDS encoding PHB depolymerase family esterase: MRGLLLILALLVCCAPRQSLAADFRGEIQSGGQVRTYEGHLPPHAGARLPLLLVLHGGGGNGHGMRRLAGMDELADRAGFLVVYPNGYKQSWADGRGTTKAEQAGVDDVAFLRSLIEQLIQKYGVDPRRIYAAGISNGGLMVGRMACELSDEIAAFAVVAATFPERLTATCHPSRPVPILFIHGTLDPILPAAGGIPKVGAGGAILSAEEAVDFWRRLNTCGTSPVEEKLIDPVQDGTQTLFRRWACAQGSQVLFYRVNGGGHTWPGGWQYLPEDLVGRTSRDFSATEAIWAFFDSL, encoded by the coding sequence ATGCGGGGCCTTCTCCTAATCCTGGCTTTGCTGGTGTGCTGCGCCCCCCGCCAAAGCCTCGCCGCAGACTTCCGCGGAGAGATCCAAAGCGGTGGCCAGGTACGCACCTACGAAGGCCACCTTCCCCCTCACGCCGGTGCCCGATTACCCCTCTTGCTGGTATTGCACGGAGGTGGGGGCAACGGGCACGGCATGCGTCGTTTGGCCGGAATGGATGAATTAGCTGACCGGGCGGGATTCTTGGTGGTCTATCCCAACGGCTATAAGCAAAGCTGGGCCGATGGCCGGGGAACCACCAAGGCCGAGCAAGCCGGGGTGGACGACGTGGCCTTTCTCCGATCCTTGATCGAGCAGCTTATCCAAAAGTACGGGGTAGATCCCCGGCGAATATACGCCGCGGGAATTTCCAATGGAGGGTTGATGGTGGGGCGGATGGCCTGTGAACTCTCCGATGAGATCGCGGCCTTTGCCGTAGTGGCGGCCACCTTCCCCGAGCGCCTCACCGCCACCTGCCACCCTTCGCGTCCGGTACCGATTCTCTTCATCCATGGAACCCTGGACCCCATCCTCCCAGCCGCGGGCGGGATCCCCAAGGTGGGGGCTGGTGGGGCCATCCTCTCGGCTGAGGAAGCGGTGGACTTCTGGCGCAGGCTGAATACCTGTGGGACCTCTCCCGTCGAGGAGAAGCTCATCGATCCGGTGCAAGACGGAACCCAAACCCTTTTCCGCCGCTGGGCTTGCGCCCAGGGAAGCCAGGTGCTCTTCTACCGAGTAAACGGAGGTGGGCATACCTGGCCGGGGGGATGGCAGTATCTGCCGGAGGATTTGGTGGGCCGAACCAGCCGCGACTTCAGTGCTACTGAGGCCATCTGGGCTTTCTTTGACTCTCTATAG
- a CDS encoding carbohydrate ABC transporter permease produces the protein MAPATRSSPARPKGQPLTGLTPYLYLAPALLALGLFIYYPLLNTVYISFHEWNLVSAKRTWVGLENYRTLLASPDFRGILLQSGLYVLLALVGNFLLPVGLALLTLQVGEREGEVYQSLLFAPTVVAVSVGSLVWLWFYLPAGGVFNGLLAQLGLPPQPWLSSSAMALPAVSLVAAWKYLGFHYLIALAGLRAIPREYLEAARVDGASGLALLRRVVLPLFGPSALFLFLSTVIQSLEYAFIPIEVLTQGGPFGSTSNLMYAVWQEAFKFFRAGLASAQAVVMIALFAGFILWQFRLLERRVGYER, from the coding sequence ATGGCCCCCGCGACCCGCTCCAGCCCTGCCCGCCCCAAGGGTCAGCCCCTAACCGGGCTGACCCCCTACCTGTATCTGGCCCCGGCCCTGCTGGCGCTGGGGTTATTCATCTATTACCCGCTGCTCAACACCGTATACATCAGCTTTCACGAGTGGAACCTGGTGAGCGCCAAGCGCACCTGGGTGGGCCTGGAGAACTACCGGACCCTGCTCGCCAGCCCCGACTTTCGGGGGATTCTGCTCCAGAGCGGGCTGTATGTGCTCCTGGCCCTGGTGGGCAACTTCCTGCTTCCCGTGGGGCTGGCCCTGCTCACCTTGCAGGTGGGCGAGCGGGAGGGTGAGGTTTACCAGTCGCTCCTCTTCGCCCCCACAGTGGTGGCGGTCTCGGTGGGGAGCTTGGTCTGGTTGTGGTTTTACCTGCCCGCCGGGGGGGTGTTCAACGGCCTGCTGGCCCAGCTCGGCTTGCCCCCCCAGCCCTGGCTGAGCAGCTCCGCTATGGCCCTCCCGGCGGTCTCGCTGGTGGCGGCCTGGAAGTATTTGGGGTTTCACTACCTGATCGCCCTGGCCGGACTGCGGGCTATCCCCCGCGAGTACCTGGAGGCGGCCCGCGTGGACGGGGCTTCCGGTCTCGCCCTGCTGAGGAGGGTGGTGCTGCCGCTATTTGGGCCGAGCGCCTTGTTCCTTTTTCTCTCCACGGTGATTCAGTCGCTCGAGTACGCCTTTATCCCCATCGAGGTCCTGACCCAAGGGGGGCCCTTCGGCAGCACCTCCAACCTGATGTACGCGGTCTGGCAGGAGGCCTTCAAGTTCTTCCGGGCCGGGCTGGCCTCGGCCCAGGCGGTGGTGATGATCGCGCTGTTTGCCGGGTTCATCCTGTGGCAGTTCCGGCTTTTGGAGCGGAGGGTGGGGTATGAGCGCTAG
- a CDS encoding type II toxin-antitoxin system VapC family toxin, with the protein MVIDASALIAFLRKEEGHEKVAKILTQRECVLSTVTRTELMGKLVGSGSYTETEVRETLELLAEALEVVPFDLEQSDLAAFWYARRKPYNLSLGDCVCLALAEARGLEVLTAESAWARLPNLRVKVNIAR; encoded by the coding sequence GTGGTGATCGACGCCTCCGCCCTGATCGCTTTCCTCCGCAAGGAAGAGGGGCACGAGAAGGTCGCCAAAATCCTGACCCAGCGAGAGTGCGTGCTATCCACAGTGACCCGCACCGAGCTGATGGGGAAGCTGGTCGGTAGCGGGAGCTACACCGAAACCGAGGTGAGGGAAACCCTCGAGCTGCTGGCCGAAGCGCTTGAGGTTGTGCCCTTCGACCTGGAGCAGTCCGACCTGGCCGCCTTTTGGTACGCCCGCCGCAAGCCTTACAACCTGAGCCTGGGGGACTGCGTGTGCCTAGCGCTGGCCGAGGCGCGGGGGCTCGAGGTGCTCACCGCCGAGTCGGCCTGGGCCAGGCTTCCCAACCTGCGGGTGAAGGTAAACATCGCTCGCTGA
- a CDS encoding PLP-dependent aminotransferase family protein, whose translation MSPEAPPQPAHQTLAQQLRENLRGLEPGTRLPAVRELVARYGVSPVTVHKALRQLAQQGLVVVRPGSGTYVAERRIAQEDYGWQEVALGQPPDPTTGIRELMGPAKAGMLPLGEAYPDRSLTALKEIQAAVRRVARRLEVWDWAPAEGLESLRSVVAGELGAGFTSRDVQITPGAQAALSTAFRALAAPGSPILMESPTYPGAIGVARSLGLNPIPVPVDAQGVRPELLQEAFAKSGARVFYCQPLHANPSGAVLSPERRKTVLRVAEAAGAFVVENDYARELSFEAEAPPPLAALEPSRVVYIRSFSKTTAPGLRVAAVVAKGPAGSRIRSLRVLDDHFVSLLLQEVAVDVLTAPSRRTHLQRLRAELRRRRDAALELLRELLPQLRPWTIPTGSVFLWLRLPEGWDDVEASRRAMLAGVQVFPGRIFFPGEPSGPFLRLSYAAVGVEGLREGITRLAEALEARG comes from the coding sequence ATGAGCCCGGAGGCGCCCCCCCAGCCCGCTCACCAGACCCTGGCCCAGCAGCTAAGGGAGAACTTGCGCGGGCTCGAGCCCGGCACCCGCTTACCTGCAGTGCGGGAGCTGGTGGCGCGGTATGGGGTGAGCCCGGTCACGGTCCACAAAGCCCTCCGCCAGCTCGCCCAGCAGGGGCTGGTGGTGGTGCGGCCCGGCAGCGGTACCTACGTGGCCGAGCGCAGGATAGCGCAGGAAGACTACGGCTGGCAGGAGGTCGCGCTGGGCCAGCCACCTGACCCCACGACGGGGATCCGAGAGCTGATGGGGCCGGCCAAGGCCGGGATGCTCCCGCTGGGCGAGGCCTACCCCGACCGCTCGCTCACGGCGCTGAAGGAAATCCAAGCCGCCGTCCGCCGGGTGGCGCGGCGGCTGGAGGTGTGGGACTGGGCCCCCGCCGAGGGCCTGGAGAGTCTGCGCAGCGTGGTAGCGGGGGAACTCGGCGCGGGCTTTACCTCGCGCGATGTCCAGATCACGCCGGGGGCCCAGGCCGCCCTCTCCACGGCGTTCAGGGCGCTGGCGGCGCCGGGAAGCCCCATCCTGATGGAATCGCCCACCTATCCAGGGGCCATCGGGGTAGCCCGCAGCCTGGGGCTCAACCCCATCCCGGTCCCCGTGGACGCTCAGGGGGTGCGGCCCGAGCTGTTGCAGGAGGCCTTTGCCAAAAGCGGGGCCCGGGTCTTCTACTGCCAGCCCCTGCACGCCAACCCCAGCGGCGCGGTGCTCTCCCCCGAGCGCCGCAAGACCGTGCTGAGGGTAGCCGAGGCCGCCGGGGCCTTCGTGGTGGAGAACGACTACGCCCGCGAGCTGAGCTTCGAAGCCGAGGCCCCCCCGCCGCTGGCAGCCCTCGAGCCCAGCCGGGTAGTCTACATCCGCTCCTTCTCCAAGACCACCGCCCCCGGCCTGCGGGTGGCCGCCGTGGTGGCCAAGGGCCCCGCGGGGTCGCGCATCCGCTCGCTGCGGGTGCTGGATGATCACTTCGTCTCGCTCCTCTTGCAGGAAGTGGCGGTAGACGTGCTGACCGCCCCCTCGCGCCGAACCCACCTGCAACGCCTCCGGGCCGAACTGCGGCGGCGCAGAGACGCCGCTTTGGAGCTCCTGCGGGAACTCCTGCCCCAGCTCAGGCCCTGGACCATACCCACCGGGAGCGTATTCCTGTGGCTGCGCCTGCCCGAGGGCTGGGACGACGTGGAGGCCTCGAGGCGGGCCATGCTGGCCGGGGTGCAGGTCTTTCCGGGGCGCATCTTCTTCCCGGGCGAGCCCTCTGGTCCTTTCCTGCGCCTGAGCTACGCCGCCGTAGGCGTGGAAGGGCTGCGGGAGGGCATCACCCGGCTGGCCGAGGCCCTGGAAGCTCGAGGCTAA
- a CDS encoding TIGR00282 family metallophosphoesterase, which yields MTRLLFIGDIVGQAGLQYLEARLPKLIAHYRPDFIVANAENLDLTGPGFGMLPQSLERLLALGVDLVTGGNHSWDGPHAPQVQAHPRVLRPLNYSPAAPGKGSAVLEKGGYRLGVVNLASRTALPWADDPVTAMERVLAHWEGRLDGIAVDFHGESVYEKLGFAFLFDGRVSAVLGTHTHVPTLDTRVLPGGTAYVSDVGMTGPGGGMQGLRPEGLVSWMRHRLPGQENLELASGPVELGAVLVGLEGARAVSIERLPFT from the coding sequence ATGACCCGACTTTTGTTCATCGGCGATATCGTAGGCCAGGCCGGGCTGCAGTACTTAGAGGCCCGACTGCCCAAGCTGATTGCCCACTATCGGCCCGATTTCATCGTCGCCAATGCCGAAAACCTGGACCTGACCGGGCCGGGCTTCGGGATGCTGCCGCAGAGCCTGGAGCGCCTACTGGCCCTGGGGGTGGATCTGGTAACCGGCGGGAACCACTCCTGGGACGGGCCACACGCCCCGCAGGTACAGGCCCACCCCAGGGTCCTGCGCCCCCTCAACTACAGCCCCGCCGCCCCCGGCAAGGGGTCGGCGGTGCTGGAAAAGGGCGGCTACCGGCTGGGGGTGGTCAACCTGGCCAGCCGCACCGCGCTGCCCTGGGCCGACGACCCGGTGACCGCCATGGAGAGGGTTTTAGCCCATTGGGAGGGCCGCCTCGACGGCATCGCGGTGGACTTTCACGGCGAGTCGGTGTACGAGAAGCTGGGCTTTGCCTTTCTCTTTGACGGGCGGGTCTCGGCGGTGCTGGGCACCCACACCCACGTCCCCACCCTGGACACCCGGGTGCTGCCCGGGGGTACTGCCTACGTCTCCGACGTGGGGATGACCGGGCCCGGTGGGGGGATGCAGGGGCTACGCCCAGAAGGCCTTGTCTCCTGGATGCGCCACCGGCTGCCGGGCCAGGAGAACCTCGAGCTGGCTTCAGGGCCGGTAGAGCTGGGAGCGGTGCTGGTCGGACTCGAGGGGGCGAGGGCCGTCTCGATCGAGCGCTTGCCCTTCACATGA
- a CDS encoding cytochrome P460 family protein, with translation MLGLAVLVGGLLAGMAQEAGLGDYKTRLVHYATVDRVDGFIRDIYISPQALSAVRQQKPLPPGTLVLVDLHRAKPDGRGGFVREGGLLVRVSDEPYVHVMIRQEGEGSSSWRFAALEPRTGAPEPGVELPGDCLECHRAALASEMLFSYPQLLEFSRSGKVQHSFCNQPGRQLC, from the coding sequence ATGCTGGGGTTAGCGGTTTTGGTCGGCGGGCTCCTGGCGGGGATGGCCCAGGAGGCCGGGCTCGGCGACTACAAGACCCGGCTGGTGCACTACGCCACCGTGGACCGGGTGGATGGGTTTATCCGCGACATCTACATCTCACCCCAGGCGCTTTCGGCCGTGCGCCAGCAAAAGCCCCTCCCGCCGGGAACGCTCGTGCTGGTGGACCTACACCGGGCCAAACCCGATGGCCGGGGCGGCTTCGTGCGGGAAGGCGGCCTCCTGGTGCGCGTCTCCGACGAGCCCTACGTCCACGTCATGATCCGCCAGGAAGGGGAGGGTAGCTCGTCGTGGCGCTTTGCCGCCCTCGAGCCCAGGACCGGAGCCCCCGAGCCCGGCGTGGAGCTGCCAGGAGACTGCCTGGAATGCCACCGCGCCGCCCTGGCCAGCGAGATGCTCTTCAGCTACCCCCAGCTGCTCGAGTTCTCCCGCAGCGGCAAGGTGCAGCACAGCTTCTGCAACCAACCCGGCCGCCAGCTTTGCTAG
- a CDS encoding ABC transporter substrate-binding protein encodes MKRWTALLAVLVTSLPGWSLAQTVTIQYWHINTESFGLPAVRELIAEFQRRNPTVRVEERFQQNAYTGLLQNLQAALAAGNPPDVAQIGYLYTNYVAENFPFVPLTDLQGKFGGDLSRFPANVMALGQVGGVQLGMPYALSNIVTYYNADLFRRAGLNPDQPPQTWAEWRAAARQLKERTGKPIYIQLLDDNWSLEALIASNGGSLLTCQNGHAAPGFAGREAVEALQFWADLVKEGLALNTLWNQGEQAFLAGEAAAYMTTIAKRAGLQAGAQGKFELRGTRFPSFGSKPTRLPGGGNVLVVFAKDPAKQEAAWKFIRFLTSEEGFTIWTKGTGYVPLLPSLADDPRYLKDFIAQNPIQRIGIQQLPNTYRWTSFPGPNGLAASQALFKATQRALGGQASAQTALGEAAQEVSRLLQGEKCVR; translated from the coding sequence ATGAAGCGATGGACGGCGCTGTTGGCGGTTCTGGTGACCTCACTGCCGGGGTGGTCGTTGGCCCAGACCGTCACCATCCAGTACTGGCACATCAACACCGAGAGCTTCGGCCTGCCCGCGGTGCGCGAGCTCATCGCCGAGTTTCAAAGGCGCAACCCCACGGTCCGCGTCGAGGAGCGTTTCCAACAGAACGCTTACACCGGCCTGCTGCAAAACCTGCAAGCGGCGCTGGCCGCCGGGAATCCGCCCGACGTAGCCCAGATCGGCTACCTCTACACCAACTACGTGGCCGAGAACTTCCCCTTCGTTCCCCTCACCGACCTCCAGGGCAAATTCGGCGGCGACCTCTCGCGCTTCCCGGCCAACGTGATGGCCCTGGGCCAGGTGGGCGGAGTACAGCTGGGCATGCCCTACGCCCTCTCCAACATCGTCACCTACTACAACGCCGACCTCTTCCGGCGGGCCGGGCTCAACCCCGACCAGCCACCCCAGACCTGGGCTGAGTGGCGAGCCGCCGCTCGCCAGCTCAAGGAGCGCACCGGCAAGCCCATCTATATCCAGCTCCTCGACGACAACTGGAGCCTGGAGGCCCTGATCGCCTCCAACGGCGGGAGCCTGTTGACCTGCCAGAACGGCCATGCGGCCCCCGGCTTCGCCGGCCGGGAAGCGGTCGAGGCCTTGCAGTTCTGGGCCGATCTGGTAAAGGAGGGGCTGGCCCTTAACACCCTGTGGAACCAGGGGGAGCAGGCCTTCTTGGCCGGTGAAGCCGCAGCCTACATGACCACCATCGCCAAACGGGCTGGGCTGCAGGCGGGCGCCCAGGGCAAGTTTGAGCTGCGCGGCACCCGATTCCCCAGCTTCGGCTCCAAGCCCACCCGCCTGCCGGGCGGAGGTAACGTGCTGGTGGTCTTCGCCAAGGACCCGGCCAAGCAGGAGGCGGCCTGGAAGTTCATCCGCTTCCTCACCTCCGAAGAGGGTTTCACCATCTGGACCAAGGGCACCGGTTACGTGCCCCTGCTGCCCAGCCTAGCCGATGACCCCCGTTACCTGAAGGACTTCATCGCACAAAACCCCATCCAGCGGATAGGCATCCAGCAGCTCCCCAACACCTACCGCTGGACCAGCTTCCCCGGCCCTAACGGCCTGGCCGCCTCGCAGGCCCTGTTCAAGGCCACCCAGCGGGCCCTCGGCGGACAGGCCAGCGCCCAAACTGCCCTGGGCGAGGCCGCGCAAGAGGTGAGCCGGCTGCTCCAGGGGGAGAAATGTGTGCGCTAA